In the Lactobacillus paragasseri genome, AAAGATAACTATTCTTTAGTTGCTCTTTTGAATGCAAACCATGCAGACGGAATTGATACCTCTTGGATTTGGGATGCAGACTATGAAGGCCTCAACAAAGATAAAATCAAAAAAGTATTAGTTGGTGGGAAACGCTGGCATGATATGGGCTTTAGATTAGAGGTTGCTGGATTTAATCCGGGTCTAATGACCACAGCTACCAATAATGATGCTTTATTAGATGAAATTTCAAAATTACCAACTAAAAAAGTATATATTCTGGCTACATACACTGCTATGCTTTCACTTCGTAAAACTATGGGTGAAAAGAAAATTATTAAAGCAGGTATGTAACATAAAAGGCCACTGTCGCTTATGACAGTGGCCTTTTATTAGCCTTTATAAATATTTTCTTTTAAAAAGGTATCAACTATCTTTTCTCTCATCGCTAGAAAGACATGATTATGTCCACTAGGATGGATTCGATTAGTTAAGACAACCATCGCAGTTTGATTAAGGCGATCAATTAAGATAAAAGTACCAGTAAAACCTGTGTGATAAATAAGTGGATGCTGATCAACTGGATCAAAGCGTAAATCCCATCCCCAAGAACGAGGATGTACGTTTTTAGGTGTTTCAATTTGAAATAAGTTAGCTAATGTATCCTGCTTTAAAGGTAGAATATCATGACGTAGTCCTAAATAAGCCTGCGTCATTTTTATTAGATCTTCTAAGTTTGAAAATAAGCCAGCTGACCCACAATCCTTACCCAGTACACGTGCTTTAGGATCATGTACAATTCCTTGCAGCAACTCACCTTGTTCAGTATAAGCGGTAGGCACACAATCAGATGCTTTTGGATGAAACGTTGTTTCCTTCAGCTTAGCTGGTAAAATAATCTCCTGCCTAATTACATCTTGGACAGGTAAACCATATATTTTTTCAAGTACCAATCCCAATAAAATAAAATTGGTATCTGCATACCGCATTTTCGTTTCAAATTCATCAGTAACTGGTAAGCCGATAATTGCTTTTAATAAATCAGGAGCTGCTAGTTCATCTCGATTAGGAATCCAACCACGAATTCCACTAGTATGCGTCAATAAATGATTAAGGCGAATACGATCATCTTTAAATTCAGGAATAAACTCTTGAAGTGGCTCAGTAAAATTAAGTTTACCCTCTTCTTTTAATTTTAAGAAAACATTAGTAGTCCCTAACACCTTAGTTAAACTTGCTAAATCATAAAGTGCAAATGGACTAAGTTGTTCAATCTCAGGCATCAAACTAGCAAAACCTACTGTTGATGTAAACACCTGTTTTTTCTTAATAAATGCGTAGTTTACCCCTGGTACAATGCGCTCACTAACCATACTTTCAATTAAATGCTGAGTCTTAAAAAATTCTATCATCCTACCACCTGGATTATAAAATAAAACCGCCAGATCAACGATCTGACGGTAACATATTGAGATATTCGGGCTCGAACCGAAACATCCAGGAACCAGAATCCTGTGCCTTACCAATTTGGCTATATCTCAGTATTATCACCCGTACGAGAATTGAACTCGTAACTCCACCTTGAGAGGGTGGCGTCTTAACCATTTGACCAACGGGCAAATTCAACATATGTAAATATAATTGAATATCGTAAATCTGTCAAGTTTCATAATAATTTTTCTTAAAAAGTAATTTTAAATGAAAAAAGCTGCATCACGTCTTACTCACCATGATGCAGCTTTTCAATTATATCACTTATTATCCTACTTTATGACATAGTTTTACTACTTTTCTCAATCTCTTTAATTCGATTAATGTCCATTTTCAGCAGATTTTGTTTTAATTCTAGCCACTGTTTACTTAAATTTTTACTTTTTTTCTTAGCTTTTGTTTCTGAATAAGTAACTAATTTCTCTAAGTTAGAAAAGTTCTGGATTAGTTGATGCGCTTGATTTTGAATCAATTTAAAATCGTTTTTCACATCTTTTGTATTTTCACTGACTTGTAAAATTGCACGAACCTGCGGTTGACAAAAATCTTGCAAAACACTGGCAATTTCTTGCAATTTTGCAACATCTTTTCTATCAAAATGCAGTAAATCCTTCTGTTCATCCTTTTCTACAAGATCAATTGCAACCTCATTTCTAAAATAAAGCTCTTGAGCAAAACCATGGATATCTTTTTCTACCGCCAAGAAATTCTTGTTCATTATTAATTACACTTTCTTTTACTTATTTTCTTTACTCAGCTTAAACATAATCCAATCACATATCAAAATCAAAATTCCAAGGCCAAAAGTGAAATAAAATGCTGCCATACTTCCCTGAGCAGTCAAAGTAGTGTATTTTGCTGTATGCTTATTCTGAAAAATAGCTATAATTGCTGCTAAAATTGCTGTTCCCATTGAACCAGCTAGTTGTTGCGCTGTCTGACAAACAGCAGTTGCGTCTGACTTAAGGTTATTATCTACTATTTTCAAGCTTTGGGCCATTGTATTACTGAACGACATTCGATGTCCTAACATCAAAATTCCATAAAAGCAGATAATCATCCAGGTATTTAAGTTTAGTCCCCAATTAGCCAATAAGAAGCTCCCTAATGCCATTAAAAAAGCTCCACCATATAATGGCACTCTTGCACCTAAGCGATCATATAAACGGCCAAAATACGGATTTAAAAGTCCAGCAATAATACTTCCTGGAAGTAAAACCAGACCACCGATTAAAGAGCTTTGTTTGTTAACAATTTGAATATAATTGGGTAATACAAAACTTACACCAATATTGATAAATTGAAGCAAAAAGTACGCAAATGCACCAAAAACGAAAGCTTTATCTTCAAAAACTTTCAAGTCAAGCAACTTTCGAGTAGATCTTTTTGAAATTGTTACAAATAAAATGAACAAAACAACCGTTAAGATTAATAGTCCCCAAAGACGCCAGTTTTGTAATCCTTTACTTAATTGATTTACACCAATAACTAAGCTTACTAAACTAAGACTTAAAAATATATAAGCTAGCCAGTTAAATGACTTCTTTTGAACCGGATGATAACTTCCAATTACAAAAATACCGGAAATAAAGACAAAGAGGGCAAAAATTGCAGCAATAATGAAAATCCAGCGCCAATTAAGATAATACGAAATACTGCCTCCAACTGCAGGACCTAAAGTCGGTGCCATTGCAATTACTAAACCAGCAATTCCCATGTAAAATCCCCAGCTTTGCCTAGGCATTACCTCCACGATTAAATTAAACATCATCGGAGTGCATAGACCTACTCCCAGAGCTGAAATTAATCTTCCTAAAAGCAAAATGTAGAAACTTGATGCAAAAGCAGAAATCATGCTTCCAGTTATAAAGGCAACTGCTGCTGAAATGAACAATTGTCTTGCTGTAAATCGTTCATTTTGATAAGAAGAGCTAATCATAATAATCGCAATCATCAGCAAATAGCCAGTTGTAATCCATTGAATAGTGTCCAATGAAACTTGGAATTGCTTCATCATAGCAGGAAAAGTTACATTTAAACTAGTTTCAGTTAAAATTCCAACAAAAGACATGAATGCTGTTGCCAAAACTGCAAGTGTATTTTTAGTTTGTACTTTCATTTTTTCTCCAATAAAAAAGAGTGGAGGCAATCGCCTCTACCCTTTCTTTAACTATTAATTATAGTTATATTAATCCGCATACTATCAAAATATGCTAAGTAGATTTATTTTAAACGTTTAGTCAAATCATCATGTAAGTCTTCATAACCAGGCTTGTTCAAAAGACCAAACATGTTTCTCTTGTAACTTTCAACACCTGGTTGGTTAAATGGGTTAATACCGTTCAAGTAACCTGAAATACCTACAGCTAATTCGAACCAGTAAATTAAGTAACCTAAAGTGTGAGCTGATTGATTTTCAATATCAACAGTCATAACTGGTACTCCACCATCAGTATGAGCTAAAACTACACCTTCATATGCACGATCATTTACGTAGTTCATAGTCTTACCTGACAAGAAGTTCAATTGATCTAAGTTTTCTTTATCGTCTGGAATAGTTACATCATGTTCTGGATTTTCGACACGAATAACAGTTTCCATTAAATTACGACGACCTTCTTGGATATATTGACCAAGTGAGTGAAGATCAGTAGTGAAGTTAGCGCTAGATGGGTAAATGCCCTTTTGATCCTTACCTTCTGACTCACCCATTAATTGCTTCCACCATTCACCAAACATTCTTAATGATGGTTCATAGTTTTCAAGTAATTCAGTAGTATAACCCTTACGATAAAGAATGTTACGAAGAGCAGCATACTGGTAAGGATTATCTTCTGATACATCTGGATCAGTGTATGCAGCACGTGCATCTGCAGCACCCTTCATCATTGCATCAATATCTCCACCAGCTACAGCAATTGGAAGTAAACCAACAGCTGATAATACTGAGAAACGACCACCAATATCATCTGGAACTACAAATTCTTCGTAGCCTTCTGCATCAGCTTCAGTCTTTAACGCACCCTTAGCACGGTCAGTAGTTGCATAAATTCTCTTAGCAGCTTCTTCTTTACCATACTTCTTGATTAACTTATCCTTCAAGACACGGAAAGCAATTGAAGGTTCAGTAGTAGTACCAGACTTAGAAATAATATTGATTGAAAAGTCCTTGTCTCCTAACCATTCAAGTAAGTCATAGAGGTATGAACCTGAAAGAGAGTTACCACAAAATACAACAGTTGGATACTTTTCTTTTTCTCTGCCATAAAAAGAACTATTTAAAAATTCAATTGAAGCTTGGGCACCAAGGTAAGAACCACCGATACCAATACCAACTAAAACTTCAGAATCATTTTGAATCTTCTTAGCTGCTTTTTTAATACGGTCAAATTCGTCTTTATCGTAATTAATTGGTAAATCAATCCAACCACGGAAGTCACTACCTGCGCCAGTACCTTCGCGTAATTCTTTATCTGCAGCAGTTACCATTGCTTGCATTTCCTTTAATTCATTTTCATGAACAAACGGAGTTAATTTACTTGCATCAAAGTGAACAACTTTACTCATTATTTAAACTTCCTTTTTTGTAACTTTTTTCACGTACAAACCTTATTTTAGCAGTTACTTCTTCATAAAACTAGAGTTTTTATTATAAGAATCGATAAATAATTCGATATATTATAAAACCAATTATCGTACCGCAAACATTAAAAAAGACATCGTCTATATCACTTACACCAGTTTCAAGAACAAATTGTAATCCTTCAATACAAACTGAAAGACAACCACCGGAAAAAATCGTTAAAAGCATATTTTTTTTCTGAATAACTGTTGGAAATAATAAACCAAATGGAACGAACCATAAAATATTTCCAAGCGAATTATAGAAAAAATCAAGCATACTCTCTCCCTGGGTCAGCTTAAGCGTTTCTTTCATAAACACTAGATTAATATCACTTAAATTGCGATGAAAATTAAAGGTTAATTGCCATGGAAAATATGTATCTCTAAATACCGTAAGCATTAATAATAAAATGACATAAAAGCTAAAAATCCAAATGCATGCTTCTGATTTTAATGTTCTTCGATGTCTTATAAATAATAGCCAACATAAACGAATAATTGCAAAGATAATAAAATAAAAAATTGTCTTATCTAAACTATACAAAATTAGCTTAATTAGAGCAAAATGATTAATATGTGCTGCATAATGATGATAGATATATTCATATAAGGGTTGTAAAAAAAGCATAACCTAACCGACTCCGTAATTTTGGCTTAATTATAACGTAAAGCTCTCTATGAAAGACATTTTTTTCTAAAATATTAAAAAATCGCAAACCTTTAACAAAAGTTTGTCGTTTTTTAAAATTACCAGTAAAATATTCCTTATTAAAAGGAGTAGTGAAGCGTGAATAAAATAAAACGTAATTTTTGGCAAACTAGAATTGGATTCTTAACAATCCTTACACTTTGCTTTTGGGCAAAATATATGTATGCGGCTTATTTTGATTTTAAGCTTGGTTTAAGTGATCCATACCAGCATTTTATTGTTTGGTTAACTCCACTTGGTACATGTATCATTATCTTGAGCTTAGGACTTTATTTTTCTAAACCACTAATTTCATACATTGCTATGCTGGTTTTAGATACAATAAATACAATTTTGCTCTTTGCAAATGTAATTTATTATCGTCAATTCTCAGATTTTTTAACCAGTAAAACTATCCAAAATACCGGTAAAGTATCACAAGGGCTAGGTAAAAGTACTGTTGCTCTACTGCATCCCAGCGATATCCTTCTCTGGCTTGACCTTATAATCATTATTATCTTATTAATTATAAAGGTTATCAAAATTGATCCACGTAAATATGGCTTTAAGCGACCATTTGCAGTTTCATCATTTGGGGTTTTCATGCTAACTTTGAATATGTTTTTAGCTGAAACTTCACGTCCACGTCTGTTAAGAAACACTTTTGATCGCTCCTATGTAGTTAAATACTTAGGAATTGATACTTATTCAGTATACGATCTTTTAAAAAGCGCACAGTCAAACCAAGTTAAGAAAAATGCTAATGCCGAAGATATTAATCAAGTATTAGCTTTCACTAAAAAACATTACGCTAAAGCTAATCCAGAATATTTTGGAAAAGCTAAAGGTAAAAATGTCATTGTCTTACACCTCGAAAGTTTCCAGCAATTTCTAATTGGCTTAAAAGTTAACGGTCAAGAGGTCACGCCATTTCTCAACTCGCTTTATCATAGTAAAGATACAGTTAGTTTTAGCAACTTCTATCATCAAGTAGGCTTAGGCAGAACTAGTGACGCTGAGAACATGCTTGAGACTGGAACATACGGTATTTCAGACGGTTCATTATTCTCTTCCCTAGGGTCTGAAAATACATTTCAAGGTGCTCCGCAAATTCTTCGTCAAACTGGCTACACTTCAGCTGTTTTTCATGGTAATACTGGAACATTTTGGAATCGAAATGAAGTATATAAGAATCTTGGCTATAATTACTTCTTTGATGCAAACTACTTTTCACAAAAGAAAAATGACAAAATTGGATATGGACTAAAAGATAAGTTATTATTTGGTGAAAGTATCAAATATCTTGAACAAATGCAGCAACCTTTTTATGTTAAATATTTAACTGTTACTAATCACATCCCATTCCAATTAGACCCAGAAGATAAAGACAATAACTTTACTACTACTGATACTTCAAATACAACAATCAATAACTACTTCGAAACAGCCCATTATCTTGATCAATCAATCAAAGAATTTTTTGATTATCTAAAAAAGAGTGGTCTTGATAAAAATACAATGGTCATTCTCTATGGTGACCATTATGGTGTGGGTAGTTCAGACGACGAACTATCTGCTTTAGCACCTGTTCTAGGCAAAGACTTCAACAATTGGACATCCTATGATACTGCTGAACTTCAAAAGGTTCCATTCATGATACATATGGATGGAATCAAAGGTAAAGTAGATAATAAAATTAGTGGTGAAATTGATGTACTTCCAACCTTACTGCACCTTTTAGGAATTTCAAACAAGAATTATATTCAATTTGGACAAGACCTATTTTCTAAACAATATCGTCAAGTCGTTGTCTTTAGAAACGGCACGATAATTACTCCTAAGTACGTAATCATTGGCGGTAAAGGAACCAAAGGAACAGTTTACAACCAGCAAACTGGAGAAAAAATTACTAAATTTAATAAAAAGCAAAAAGAAGAAATCAATAAATTAGCTAGTTATGGACGCACTTCACTACACTATTCAGATTTATTGAATAATCATAATCTTTTACGATTCTACACTCCTGCTGGCTTTATTCCGACAAATCCAAATGAGTTTGACTATAAAGTCAATTATCAAAAAATGCTGACATTACGAAAACAACTTGGTAACAAATCTACGTCTCTATATTCTCAGCATAAAGGCACAACTACCGATCTTTACAGCACAGATGCTTCTGAAATTGATAAAGACGAAATCAACAAGGTTCCTGAGAATATTCAGTCTGCTACAAGCGACAAAGACAAAAACCATCAGGACAATGCTCCTA is a window encoding:
- a CDS encoding serine hydrolase domain-containing protein, with amino-acid sequence MIEFFKTQHLIESMVSERIVPGVNYAFIKKKQVFTSTVGFASLMPEIEQLSPFALYDLASLTKVLGTTNVFLKLKEEGKLNFTEPLQEFIPEFKDDRIRLNHLLTHTSGIRGWIPNRDELAAPDLLKAIIGLPVTDEFETKMRYADTNFILLGLVLEKIYGLPVQDVIRQEIILPAKLKETTFHPKASDCVPTAYTEQGELLQGIVHDPKARVLGKDCGSAGLFSNLEDLIKMTQAYLGLRHDILPLKQDTLANLFQIETPKNVHPRSWGWDLRFDPVDQHPLIYHTGFTGTFILIDRLNQTAMVVLTNRIHPSGHNHVFLAMREKIVDTFLKENIYKG
- a CDS encoding DHA2 family efflux MFS transporter permease subunit → MKVQTKNTLAVLATAFMSFVGILTETSLNVTFPAMMKQFQVSLDTIQWITTGYLLMIAIIMISSSYQNERFTARQLFISAAVAFITGSMISAFASSFYILLLGRLISALGVGLCTPMMFNLIVEVMPRQSWGFYMGIAGLVIAMAPTLGPAVGGSISYYLNWRWIFIIAAIFALFVFISGIFVIGSYHPVQKKSFNWLAYIFLSLSLVSLVIGVNQLSKGLQNWRLWGLLILTVVLFILFVTISKRSTRKLLDLKVFEDKAFVFGAFAYFLLQFINIGVSFVLPNYIQIVNKQSSLIGGLVLLPGSIIAGLLNPYFGRLYDRLGARVPLYGGAFLMALGSFLLANWGLNLNTWMIICFYGILMLGHRMSFSNTMAQSLKIVDNNLKSDATAVCQTAQQLAGSMGTAILAAIIAIFQNKHTAKYTTLTAQGSMAAFYFTFGLGILILICDWIMFKLSKENK
- a CDS encoding glucose-6-phosphate isomerase, with product MSKVVHFDASKLTPFVHENELKEMQAMVTAADKELREGTGAGSDFRGWIDLPINYDKDEFDRIKKAAKKIQNDSEVLVGIGIGGSYLGAQASIEFLNSSFYGREKEKYPTVVFCGNSLSGSYLYDLLEWLGDKDFSINIISKSGTTTEPSIAFRVLKDKLIKKYGKEEAAKRIYATTDRAKGALKTEADAEGYEEFVVPDDIGGRFSVLSAVGLLPIAVAGGDIDAMMKGAADARAAYTDPDVSEDNPYQYAALRNILYRKGYTTELLENYEPSLRMFGEWWKQLMGESEGKDQKGIYPSSANFTTDLHSLGQYIQEGRRNLMETVIRVENPEHDVTIPDDKENLDQLNFLSGKTMNYVNDRAYEGVVLAHTDGGVPVMTVDIENQSAHTLGYLIYWFELAVGISGYLNGINPFNQPGVESYKRNMFGLLNKPGYEDLHDDLTKRLK
- a CDS encoding VanZ family protein, translating into MLFLQPLYEYIYHHYAAHINHFALIKLILYSLDKTIFYFIIFAIIRLCWLLFIRHRRTLKSEACIWIFSFYVILLLMLTVFRDTYFPWQLTFNFHRNLSDINLVFMKETLKLTQGESMLDFFYNSLGNILWFVPFGLLFPTVIQKKNMLLTIFSGGCLSVCIEGLQFVLETGVSDIDDVFFNVCGTIIGFIIYRIIYRFL
- a CDS encoding LTA synthase family protein, coding for MNKIKRNFWQTRIGFLTILTLCFWAKYMYAAYFDFKLGLSDPYQHFIVWLTPLGTCIIILSLGLYFSKPLISYIAMLVLDTINTILLFANVIYYRQFSDFLTSKTIQNTGKVSQGLGKSTVALLHPSDILLWLDLIIIIILLIIKVIKIDPRKYGFKRPFAVSSFGVFMLTLNMFLAETSRPRLLRNTFDRSYVVKYLGIDTYSVYDLLKSAQSNQVKKNANAEDINQVLAFTKKHYAKANPEYFGKAKGKNVIVLHLESFQQFLIGLKVNGQEVTPFLNSLYHSKDTVSFSNFYHQVGLGRTSDAENMLETGTYGISDGSLFSSLGSENTFQGAPQILRQTGYTSAVFHGNTGTFWNRNEVYKNLGYNYFFDANYFSQKKNDKIGYGLKDKLLFGESIKYLEQMQQPFYVKYLTVTNHIPFQLDPEDKDNNFTTTDTSNTTINNYFETAHYLDQSIKEFFDYLKKSGLDKNTMVILYGDHYGVGSSDDELSALAPVLGKDFNNWTSYDTAELQKVPFMIHMDGIKGKVDNKISGEIDVLPTLLHLLGISNKNYIQFGQDLFSKQYRQVVVFRNGTIITPKYVIIGGKGTKGTVYNQQTGEKITKFNKKQKEEINKLASYGRTSLHYSDLLNNHNLLRFYTPAGFIPTNPNEFDYKVNYQKMLTLRKQLGNKSTSLYSQHKGTTTDLYSTDASEIDKDEINKVPENIQSATSDKDKNHQDNAPKKDNPEK